In Fundidesulfovibrio magnetotacticus, a genomic segment contains:
- the pth gene encoding aminoacyl-tRNA hydrolase: MPPRALIAGLGNPGPKYQGNRHNFGFHVADALLAAGSARGLSMGKEGDLSALRLPGVEGEVLVLKPMTFMNLSGRAVAHALRYYRLAPADLLVLHDELDLPLGRLRMKFGGGLAGHNGLKSIAQETGTQDFARLRLGIGRPPGRMDVAAFVLQDFRGEERPAEEKVVAAAVAAVRLYLAQGLETAQREAGAFNAELPKAE, from the coding sequence ATGCCTCCCCGCGCGCTCATCGCCGGGCTGGGAAACCCCGGCCCCAAGTACCAAGGAAACCGCCACAACTTCGGCTTCCACGTGGCCGACGCCCTCCTGGCGGCCGGATCGGCCCGGGGGCTCTCCATGGGCAAGGAGGGCGACCTGTCCGCCCTGCGCCTGCCCGGCGTGGAAGGCGAGGTGCTTGTGCTCAAGCCCATGACCTTCATGAACCTCTCCGGGCGCGCCGTGGCCCACGCCCTGCGCTACTACCGTCTCGCCCCGGCCGACCTCCTGGTGCTCCACGACGAGCTGGACCTGCCCCTGGGACGCCTGCGCATGAAGTTCGGCGGCGGCCTGGCCGGGCACAACGGGCTCAAGTCCATCGCCCAGGAGACCGGCACCCAGGACTTCGCACGCCTGCGCCTGGGCATCGGCCGCCCTCCGGGGCGCATGGACGTGGCCGCCTTCGTGCTCCAGGACTTCCGAGGCGAGGAGCGCCCCGCCGAGGAGAAGGTGGTGGCCGCCGCCGTGGCCGCCGTGCGCCTCTATCTGGCCCAGGGCCTGGAGACCGCCCAGCGGGAGGCCGGGGCCTTCAACGCCGAGCTTCCCAAGGCGGAGTGA
- a CDS encoding 50S ribosomal protein L25/general stress protein Ctc — protein MKEQVSLTVRARDAKGKGPNRRMRAEKLIPGIYYDDKGQNIPVVVEDLPFRKAYKKVGSSRVFDLVIDQEGQTQTHPSLIWVVQNHPWKNQVDHVDFYGVDPKKPIHVHVLVEITGKAKGVAVGGKLEIHRETIEVVCLPADIPDKIVIDVTELAMGQHIDVKTLAMPQGVKAVFDQNYAIVGVINPAAEGEEEGAAGK, from the coding sequence ATGAAGGAACAAGTGAGCCTCACCGTGCGGGCCCGCGACGCCAAGGGCAAGGGCCCCAACCGCCGCATGCGCGCCGAAAAGCTGATCCCCGGCATCTACTACGACGACAAGGGGCAGAACATCCCCGTGGTCGTCGAGGATCTGCCCTTCCGCAAGGCCTACAAGAAGGTGGGCTCCTCCCGCGTCTTCGATCTGGTCATCGACCAGGAAGGCCAGACCCAGACCCATCCCAGCCTGATCTGGGTGGTCCAGAACCATCCCTGGAAGAACCAGGTGGACCACGTGGACTTCTACGGCGTGGACCCCAAGAAGCCCATCCACGTCCATGTGCTCGTGGAGATCACCGGCAAGGCCAAGGGCGTGGCCGTGGGCGGCAAGCTCGAAATCCACCGCGAGACCATCGAAGTGGTCTGCCTGCCCGCCGACATCCCCGACAAGATCGTCATCGACGTCACAGAACTGGCCATGGGTCAGCACATCGACGTGAAGACGCTGGCCATGCCCCAGGGCGTCAAGGCCGTCTTCGACCAGAACTACGCCATCGTGGGCGTCATCAACCCCGCCGCCGAGGGCGAGGAGGAAGGCGCGGCCGGCAAATAG
- the ispE gene encoding 4-(cytidine 5'-diphospho)-2-C-methyl-D-erythritol kinase: MILHIGCKVNLHLALKAVRPDGYHELSTLFVPVAQPHDDLEIEPRDGTGLTLTCSDKALETPSNLAAKAYEAFAQATGSRPGVRAHLIKRIPSGAGLGGGSADAAALLAWLNARAGERALAPKALATLAASIGADVPFFLLDRPAWASGIGERLVPADVDLAGLFILVCVPPQRVNTAWAYRAWDAANGLDRERPGPNPAPALPEGLEAALAAGRVLANDFEPVVYREFPDVRRLKERLLALGAAGACLSGSGSAVFGLFREKAASELAEEALADGGFMVFASALQPPRP, from the coding sequence ATGATCCTGCATATCGGCTGCAAGGTGAACCTGCACCTGGCCCTCAAGGCCGTACGCCCGGACGGCTACCATGAACTCTCCACGCTCTTCGTGCCCGTGGCGCAACCTCACGACGACCTGGAGATCGAGCCCCGCGACGGGACGGGCCTGACGCTCACCTGCTCGGACAAGGCCCTGGAGACGCCCTCCAATCTGGCGGCCAAGGCCTACGAGGCCTTCGCGCAAGCCACGGGCAGCCGCCCGGGCGTGCGCGCGCACCTGATCAAGCGCATCCCTTCGGGCGCGGGCCTGGGGGGAGGCAGCGCCGACGCGGCGGCCCTGCTGGCCTGGCTCAACGCGCGGGCCGGCGAGCGGGCGCTCGCGCCGAAGGCCCTTGCGACGCTCGCCGCGTCCATCGGGGCCGACGTGCCCTTCTTCCTGCTGGACCGTCCGGCCTGGGCCTCGGGCATCGGCGAGCGGCTCGTCCCGGCGGACGTGGACCTGGCGGGCCTGTTCATCCTGGTGTGCGTGCCCCCCCAGCGCGTGAACACGGCCTGGGCCTACCGGGCCTGGGACGCGGCCAACGGCCTGGACCGGGAGCGCCCCGGCCCCAACCCGGCCCCGGCCCTTCCGGAGGGCCTGGAGGCGGCCCTGGCCGCCGGGCGCGTGCTGGCCAACGATTTCGAGCCCGTGGTGTACCGGGAGTTCCCCGACGTGCGCCGCCTGAAGGAGCGCCTGCTGGCCCTGGGCGCGGCCGGAGCCTGCCTCTCGGGCTCGGGTTCGGCGGTGTTCGGCCTTTTCCGCGAGAAGGCCGCGTCGGAACTGGCTGAAGAGGCCCTTGCCGACGGGGGCTTCATGGTGTTCGCGAGCGCGCTCCAGCCGCCCCGCCCTTGA
- a CDS encoding CarD family transcriptional regulator, with protein MFSIDELVVYPAQGVGRVERVESQTVGGQPVDFYIVRIIANNVTLMVPVKNARNVGLRHVCPAEEASAIMESLADRSTFTGYTGQNWNRRYREYSEKLKSGNLADVAYVLKELLLIGGGKELSFGERRLLEQATGLLTLEVAHALGQDQEDVKNRINDLFEDVLKPKTPE; from the coding sequence GTGTTTTCCATCGACGAGTTGGTGGTCTACCCCGCCCAGGGCGTGGGCAGGGTCGAACGCGTAGAATCCCAGACCGTCGGCGGCCAGCCGGTGGACTTCTACATCGTGCGCATCATCGCCAACAACGTGACGCTCATGGTGCCCGTCAAGAACGCGCGCAACGTGGGCCTGCGCCATGTCTGCCCAGCCGAGGAGGCCAGCGCCATCATGGAATCCCTGGCCGACCGCTCCACCTTCACCGGCTACACCGGCCAGAACTGGAACCGGCGCTACCGCGAATATTCCGAGAAGCTCAAAAGCGGCAACCTGGCCGACGTGGCCTACGTGCTCAAGGAGCTTCTGCTCATCGGCGGCGGCAAGGAGCTTTCCTTCGGCGAACGCAGGCTCCTGGAGCAGGCCACGGGGCTGCTCACCCTGGAGGTGGCCCACGCCCTGGGGCAGGACCAGGAAGACGTGAAGAACCGCATCAACGACCTCTTCGAGGACGTGCTCAAGCCCAAGACCCCTGAGTGA
- the rho gene encoding transcription termination factor Rho, with amino-acid sequence MNLSDLKLKSMPELMELATQFNVENPSGMRKQELIFGILQNCASQNGSIFGEGVLEILPDGFGFLRSPMYSYMPGPDDIYVSPSQIRRFGLRKGDVVSGQIRPPKEGERYFALLRVSEIGFQPPEASKHIVLFDNLTPLYPNRRLVMENGDKNYASRVVDLMAPIGHGQRGLIVAPPRTGKTMLLQTIANSINANQPDVYLIVLLIDERPEEVTDMERTVRAEVVSSTFDEPPQRHVQVAEMVMEKAKRLVERKRDVVVLLDSITRLGRAYNAVTPSSGRVLSGGLDANALQRPKRFFGAARNLEEGGSLTIIATALIDTGSRMDEVIFEEFKGTGNMELYLDRHLSEKRVYPAIDINRTGTRKEELLLPEDQLNRVWILRKFLAPMSPIDSMEFLLDKMRGTKNNKEFLDMMNR; translated from the coding sequence ATGAACCTCTCCGATCTCAAGCTCAAGAGCATGCCCGAACTCATGGAACTGGCCACCCAGTTCAATGTGGAAAACCCCAGCGGCATGCGCAAACAGGAACTCATCTTCGGCATCCTCCAGAATTGCGCCTCCCAGAACGGCTCCATCTTCGGGGAGGGCGTGCTGGAGATCCTGCCCGACGGCTTCGGCTTCCTGCGCTCCCCCATGTACAGCTACATGCCCGGCCCCGACGACATCTACGTCTCCCCCTCGCAGATCCGCCGCTTCGGCCTACGCAAGGGCGACGTGGTCTCGGGCCAGATCCGCCCTCCCAAGGAGGGCGAGCGCTACTTCGCCCTGCTGCGCGTCTCCGAGATCGGCTTCCAGCCCCCCGAGGCCTCCAAGCACATCGTGCTCTTCGACAACCTCACGCCGCTCTACCCCAACCGCCGCCTGGTGATGGAAAACGGCGACAAGAACTACGCCTCCCGCGTGGTGGACCTCATGGCCCCCATCGGCCACGGGCAGCGCGGCCTCATCGTGGCCCCGCCCCGCACCGGCAAGACCATGCTCCTGCAGACCATCGCCAACTCCATCAACGCCAACCAGCCCGACGTCTACCTCATCGTGCTGCTCATCGACGAGCGCCCCGAGGAAGTGACCGACATGGAGCGCACCGTGCGCGCCGAGGTGGTCAGCTCCACCTTCGACGAGCCGCCCCAGCGCCACGTGCAGGTGGCCGAGATGGTCATGGAAAAGGCCAAGCGCCTCGTGGAGCGCAAGCGCGACGTGGTGGTGCTGCTCGACTCCATCACCCGCCTGGGCCGCGCCTACAACGCCGTGACCCCCTCTTCCGGCCGCGTGCTCTCCGGCGGCTTGGACGCCAACGCCCTGCAGCGCCCCAAGCGCTTCTTCGGCGCGGCGCGCAACCTGGAAGAAGGCGGCTCGTTGACTATCATCGCCACGGCCCTCATCGACACCGGATCGCGCATGGACGAGGTGATCTTCGAGGAGTTCAAGGGCACCGGCAACATGGAGCTCTACCTGGACCGCCACCTCTCCGAGAAGCGCGTCTACCCCGCCATCGACATCAACCGCACCGGCACCCGCAAGGAGGAGCTGCTGCTCCCCGAGGACCAGCTCAACCGCGTGTGGATCCTGCGCAAGTTCCTGGCCCCCATGAGCCCCATCGACTCCATGGAGTTCCTCCTGGACAAGATGCGCGGCACCAAGAACAACAAGGAATTCCTGGACATGATGAACCGGTAG
- a CDS encoding DegQ family serine endoprotease — protein sequence MPRALRAALAGLALVLALPLAPFAAALPDFADLAEKAGPAVVNLSTTRTVKTQDRMREFFKNHPKGFEQFFDQFERFFKEDGPTSRQRSMGSGFIISKDGLIVTNNHVVEDADEIKVHLRGKDKPLTAKIVGRDPELDLALVKIDNGSDLPFLAFGDSDALRVGAWVMAIGNPFGLQNTVTAGIVSAKGRAIGAGPFDNFIQTDASINPGNSGGPLLDLEGRVVGINTAIVASGQGIGFAIPASMAKAAIEDLKEQQPVKRGWLGVSIQDVDENTAKALALDEPRGALVTTVMEGEPAAKAGVQVGDVILSVNGRPIKDTNGLLQAVSAIRPGGKAELNVWRKGKDVRLSAVTGQRDPSRVALAKPDEEPKPVRTSLGLSLRPLTPEESGRLGITPGAGLGVTEVEQGSPADEAGLRPGDVILEANQTPVNSVAAFNAVLEGDAKAKGVILLLVKRDKQTLFKPVPLAEKQ from the coding sequence ATGCCCCGCGCCCTCCGCGCCGCCCTCGCAGGCCTGGCCCTTGTTCTCGCGCTGCCTTTGGCCCCGTTCGCCGCGGCGCTTCCCGACTTCGCGGACCTGGCCGAGAAGGCCGGTCCCGCCGTGGTGAACCTGAGCACCACGCGCACCGTCAAGACCCAGGACCGCATGCGAGAGTTCTTCAAGAACCATCCCAAGGGCTTCGAGCAGTTCTTCGACCAGTTCGAACGCTTCTTCAAGGAAGATGGCCCCACCAGCCGCCAACGCTCCATGGGCTCGGGCTTCATCATCTCCAAGGACGGCCTCATCGTCACCAACAACCATGTGGTGGAAGACGCCGACGAAATCAAGGTCCACCTGCGCGGCAAGGACAAACCCCTCACGGCCAAGATCGTGGGGCGCGACCCGGAACTCGACTTGGCCCTGGTGAAGATCGACAACGGCTCGGACCTCCCTTTCCTCGCCTTCGGCGATTCCGACGCCCTGCGCGTGGGCGCTTGGGTGATGGCCATCGGCAACCCCTTCGGGCTCCAGAACACCGTCACCGCAGGCATCGTCAGCGCCAAGGGACGCGCCATCGGGGCCGGCCCCTTCGACAACTTCATCCAGACCGACGCCTCCATCAACCCCGGAAACTCCGGCGGCCCCCTCCTGGACCTCGAAGGCCGCGTGGTGGGCATCAACACCGCCATCGTGGCTTCGGGACAGGGCATCGGCTTCGCCATCCCCGCCTCCATGGCCAAGGCCGCCATCGAGGATCTCAAGGAGCAGCAGCCCGTCAAGCGCGGATGGCTGGGCGTCTCCATACAGGACGTGGACGAGAACACCGCCAAGGCCCTGGCCCTGGACGAGCCGCGCGGGGCGCTCGTCACCACCGTGATGGAGGGCGAACCCGCCGCCAAGGCGGGCGTCCAGGTGGGCGACGTGATCCTCTCCGTCAACGGCCGCCCCATCAAGGACACCAACGGGCTGCTCCAGGCCGTGTCGGCCATCCGCCCCGGCGGAAAGGCCGAACTGAATGTGTGGCGCAAGGGCAAGGACGTGCGCCTCTCCGCCGTGACCGGCCAGCGCGACCCCTCCCGCGTGGCCCTGGCCAAGCCCGACGAGGAGCCAAAGCCCGTCCGCACCTCCCTGGGCCTGAGCCTGCGCCCCCTCACCCCCGAGGAGTCCGGCAGGCTGGGCATCACCCCGGGCGCGGGGCTGGGCGTCACCGAGGTGGAACAAGGCTCCCCGGCCGACGAGGCCGGACTGCGCCCCGGCGACGTGATCCTCGAGGCCAACCAGACCCCCGTGAACTCCGTGGCGGCCTTCAACGCCGTGCTCGAAGGCGACGCCAAAGCCAAGGGCGTGATCCTGCTGCTCGTCAAGCGCGACAAGCAGACCCTCTTCAAGCCCGTGCCCCTGGCGGAGAAACAATGA
- a CDS encoding ribose-phosphate diphosphokinase, whose translation MATHGDLKILTGNANPELAKAICDHLGCTLLPSMVSKFSDGEIRVEIGANVRGSDVFVIQPTCNPVNYHLMELCLILDALKRASASRVTAVMPYYGYSRQDRKVVPRAPISAKLVADFLQVAGMHRLLTVDLHAGQIQGFFNVPVDNLYSMSLLAEHVAETVEGDLAVVSPDAGGVERARSFAKRLGCGLAIVDKRRDAPNQAKAMHVIGNVEGKTCVLVDDMIDTAGTMVQGAHVLLENGAKTVMAAVTHPVLSGPAIERLCNSPFSRVVVTNTIPLSPEAQSCEKIKVLSVAGLLAKAIHNIHTESSVSVLFNKTS comes from the coding sequence ATGGCTACCCACGGGGACTTGAAAATACTCACAGGCAACGCCAACCCTGAGTTGGCCAAAGCCATCTGCGACCACCTGGGCTGCACGCTCCTGCCCTCCATGGTCAGCAAGTTCTCCGACGGCGAGATCCGTGTGGAGATCGGGGCCAACGTGCGCGGATCCGACGTGTTCGTGATCCAGCCCACCTGCAACCCCGTGAACTACCACCTCATGGAGCTCTGCCTGATCCTGGACGCCCTCAAGCGCGCCAGCGCCTCGCGGGTCACGGCCGTCATGCCCTATTACGGCTACTCCCGGCAGGACCGCAAAGTGGTGCCGCGCGCGCCCATCAGCGCCAAGCTGGTGGCGGACTTCCTCCAGGTGGCGGGCATGCACCGTCTGCTCACCGTGGACCTCCACGCGGGCCAGATCCAGGGTTTCTTCAACGTGCCCGTGGACAATCTCTATTCCATGAGCCTCCTGGCCGAGCACGTGGCCGAGACCGTGGAGGGCGACCTCGCGGTGGTCTCGCCCGACGCGGGCGGCGTGGAGCGCGCGCGCAGCTTCGCCAAGCGCCTGGGCTGCGGCCTGGCCATCGTGGACAAGCGCCGCGACGCCCCCAACCAGGCCAAGGCCATGCACGTGATCGGCAACGTGGAAGGCAAAACCTGCGTGCTGGTGGACGACATGATCGACACCGCCGGCACCATGGTCCAGGGCGCCCACGTGCTGCTGGAAAACGGCGCGAAGACCGTGATGGCCGCCGTCACCCATCCCGTGCTTTCGGGGCCCGCCATCGAGAGGCTGTGCAACTCGCCCTTCTCCCGGGTGGTGGTCACCAACACCATTCCGCTCTCGCCGGAGGCGCAGTCCTGCGAGAAGATCAAGGTGCTGTCCGTGGCCGGTCTGCTGGCCAAGGCCATCCACAACATCCACACCGAGTCGTCGGTCAGCGTCCTTTTCAACAAGACAAGCTAG